The following are encoded together in the Geobacter sulfurreducens PCA genome:
- a CDS encoding 6-phosphofructokinase translates to MARKVGILTGGGDCPGLNAVIRGVVKSSIIRRGWEVVGIRDGFDGLLYNNRIVPLGLNEVRGILPRGGTILGTSNRGNPFSYPVEADGKTVLTDVSDEVVANIKKQGIDALVAVGGDGSLKIALELMNKGIPVVGVPKTIDNDLMETDVTFGYNTALETATDALDKLHSTAESHHRVMIMEVMGRYAGWIALESGISGGADVILIPEIPYDISAVCRAVDERRRRGSSFSIIVVAEGAFPRGGNRVVQKRADETNTIERLGGIGQYVARQLGDCLDMDVRVMVLGHLQRGGSPSTFDRCLGSRFGVAAIDLIEQEQYGRMVCLRGRDIKSVSIERAVRKLKLVNPGGQMVTAAEELGIVVGRR, encoded by the coding sequence ATGGCGCGTAAAGTAGGCATACTGACCGGGGGGGGAGACTGCCCGGGACTCAATGCGGTGATCAGGGGAGTTGTCAAAAGCTCCATCATCCGGCGCGGCTGGGAAGTGGTCGGCATCAGGGACGGGTTCGACGGCCTGCTCTACAACAACAGAATCGTACCGCTCGGTCTCAATGAAGTACGTGGAATACTCCCCCGCGGCGGAACCATCCTCGGTACGTCCAATCGCGGCAATCCCTTCTCATACCCTGTTGAAGCGGATGGCAAAACCGTTTTAACCGATGTGTCCGACGAGGTCGTCGCGAACATCAAAAAACAGGGAATCGACGCGCTCGTGGCAGTGGGAGGGGACGGCTCGCTCAAGATCGCGCTTGAGCTCATGAACAAGGGGATTCCCGTTGTGGGCGTGCCGAAGACCATTGACAACGATCTGATGGAGACCGATGTCACCTTTGGCTACAACACCGCCCTGGAAACCGCAACCGATGCCCTGGACAAGCTTCACTCCACGGCCGAGAGTCACCACCGGGTCATGATCATGGAGGTCATGGGGCGCTATGCCGGTTGGATCGCTCTCGAATCGGGCATCAGCGGCGGTGCGGACGTCATTCTCATCCCCGAGATTCCCTACGATATCAGTGCCGTCTGCCGCGCGGTCGACGAGCGGCGAAGACGGGGAAGCTCCTTCAGTATCATCGTGGTGGCGGAGGGGGCGTTCCCGCGCGGCGGCAACCGGGTCGTGCAGAAGCGGGCCGATGAAACGAACACCATCGAGCGGCTTGGGGGGATCGGTCAATACGTGGCCCGGCAGCTGGGAGACTGCCTCGACATGGATGTTCGCGTCATGGTCCTGGGCCACCTTCAACGGGGCGGTTCACCATCGACCTTTGACCGTTGCCTAGGCAGCCGCTTCGGCGTTGCCGCAATAGACCTCATTGAACAGGAACAGTATGGACGCATGGTCTGTCTGCGCGGCCGCGACATCAAATCGGTATCCATCGAGCGGGCGGTGCGGAAGCTGAAACTGGTGAACCCCGGCGGTCAGATGGTGACGGCGGCGGAAGAGCTCGGCATCGTGGTGGGGCGGCGGTGA
- a CDS encoding methyl-accepting chemotaxis protein, whose translation MESGAVFKNRSSLYGVLGCALGIGAPIAWTFIRLVFFSDPGQPLLGQVFSDITRSTYQVALYTYMGMGTALVLAVVGHHIGKTSDELHKRAAELNLLHQEVASQKEIFENRYRILDNNIKNFHQISSRIQKSIDVDEVLRLCAEGLHDVLGYERVNILMADTARTSLSFVAAVGTADFNPAGVVLPLDQRGGVITKCFTDRQVYMIDDVSAYPTDFRLQSPYDAIRALRSKSFVICPIVVKGEAIGVFAVDNRSSRRSLNDTDVDTIKLFADQASSAIVRINLLKAIGTLTSELETTFADLLKNRDHYSRYVVNLKDAVNSVADGTAHIASASESVLSAVDETSSAVSNIYVAIEQVTRNIDYLSESIDKSVSAMEELNSSIKNVEQSAAISHQVSSTVKEKADSGRAVVDETIQALDEIQRSVDQSFEAMKRLSENSGKIESIVGVINDITKRTNLLALNASIIAAQAGEYGKSFGVVADEIRNLSLQTGQSTGEITGIIEEIMRESRSAAQNITASKDLVQRGVELGGIMGQSLQVIHESSTRSMDMTHEIKTATEEQARSVQLVTNSIENVSSMSTQIYKASKEQSDAAMSIVRSVDTIKEMAQEMVRATVKQVEDGSEIKKSVEAVGEMVTRIFEDMEVRREESGEVVKELELMKKIAS comes from the coding sequence ATGGAATCCGGTGCTGTATTCAAAAACAGGAGCAGTCTGTACGGGGTTCTCGGCTGTGCGTTGGGAATCGGCGCTCCCATCGCGTGGACTTTTATCCGTCTCGTTTTCTTTTCCGACCCCGGTCAGCCCCTTCTTGGGCAGGTATTCTCCGATATAACCCGCTCAACCTACCAAGTAGCCCTCTATACATATATGGGCATGGGCACTGCCCTGGTCCTGGCCGTGGTGGGGCACCACATCGGCAAGACGAGCGACGAACTCCACAAGCGCGCCGCCGAGTTGAACCTGTTGCATCAGGAAGTTGCATCCCAAAAGGAGATTTTTGAAAACCGCTACCGGATCCTTGACAACAACATCAAGAATTTCCACCAGATCAGCAGCAGGATTCAGAAATCGATCGATGTGGACGAGGTCCTCCGGCTGTGCGCCGAGGGGCTTCACGATGTTCTTGGCTACGAGCGGGTAAATATACTCATGGCGGATACTGCGCGGACCTCACTTTCCTTTGTGGCCGCCGTGGGCACCGCCGACTTCAACCCGGCCGGCGTGGTGCTGCCCCTGGATCAGCGGGGGGGCGTAATCACTAAGTGCTTTACCGACCGCCAGGTCTACATGATCGATGATGTCAGTGCCTATCCGACCGATTTCCGGCTCCAATCACCCTATGATGCCATCCGGGCCCTGAGATCAAAAAGCTTCGTGATCTGCCCCATTGTCGTCAAGGGAGAGGCCATCGGTGTGTTTGCCGTGGACAACCGTTCGAGCCGCCGGTCGCTCAACGATACGGACGTGGACACCATCAAGCTCTTTGCCGACCAGGCTTCGTCGGCGATCGTCCGCATCAATCTGCTCAAGGCCATTGGAACCCTCACCTCGGAACTGGAGACCACCTTTGCCGATCTGCTCAAGAACCGCGACCATTATTCCCGCTACGTGGTCAATCTGAAGGATGCGGTCAACTCCGTGGCCGACGGCACCGCCCACATCGCGTCAGCATCAGAGAGCGTTCTCTCGGCGGTGGATGAGACGAGTTCCGCCGTAAGCAACATCTATGTGGCCATCGAGCAGGTGACGCGGAACATCGACTACCTGTCGGAGTCCATCGACAAGTCGGTGTCTGCCATGGAGGAGCTGAACTCTTCCATCAAGAACGTTGAGCAGAGCGCCGCCATCTCGCACCAGGTATCGAGTACGGTCAAGGAAAAGGCCGACAGCGGCCGGGCCGTGGTGGATGAAACCATCCAGGCCCTGGACGAGATCCAGCGTTCGGTTGACCAGTCCTTCGAGGCCATGAAACGCCTTTCCGAGAACAGCGGCAAGATCGAGAGCATTGTCGGCGTGATCAACGACATCACCAAGCGAACCAACCTCCTGGCGCTGAACGCGTCCATCATTGCGGCCCAGGCGGGAGAGTACGGCAAGAGCTTCGGCGTCGTGGCCGACGAGATCCGCAACCTGTCGCTCCAGACCGGCCAGTCCACCGGCGAGATAACCGGCATTATCGAGGAGATCATGCGGGAATCCCGCTCAGCGGCCCAGAACATAACCGCCTCCAAGGATCTGGTCCAGCGAGGGGTTGAACTGGGCGGCATCATGGGTCAGTCGCTCCAGGTCATTCACGAGAGCTCCACCCGCTCCATGGACATGACCCATGAGATCAAGACCGCGACCGAGGAGCAGGCGCGCAGCGTCCAGCTGGTCACCAACTCCATCGAGAACGTGAGCAGCATGAGCACGCAGATCTACAAGGCCTCAAAGGAGCAATCCGACGCCGCCATGAGCATTGTCCGCTCCGTTGACACCATCAAGGAGATGGCCCAGGAGATGGTAAGGGCAACCGTCAAACAAGTCGAGGACGGATCGGAAATCAAGAAGTCGGTGGAAGCGGTGGGCGAGATGGTAACGCGGATCTTCGAGGATATGGAAGTTCGGCGCGAGGAGAGCGGTGAGGTGGTAAAAGAGCTCGAACTGATGAAGAAGATAGCCAGCTGA
- the panB gene encoding 3-methyl-2-oxobutanoate hydroxymethyltransferase has protein sequence MNRAKTILDIQKMKATGEKITVLTSYDYPFTRIMDECGIDMILVGDSVGVVFAGHDNTLPVTVDDMLYHTRAVTRARPKALVVTDMPFLSYQTDLRDARINAGRLVKEGGAEAVKLEGGAHVTDTIRAIVDMDIPVMAHIGLTPQSIHRMGGYKVQGKKDEQAQRLLEDALAVQEAGAFAVVLEGIPLKLAGRITAELSIPTIGIGAGPHCDGQVLVIHDILGLCEKYSPKFVKRYGDARTLISDAVASYISEVKKGEFPTEGHSFS, from the coding sequence GTGAACCGCGCGAAAACCATCCTCGATATCCAGAAAATGAAGGCGACGGGCGAGAAGATAACCGTCCTTACCAGCTACGACTATCCCTTTACCCGCATTATGGATGAATGCGGCATCGACATGATTCTGGTCGGAGACTCGGTCGGTGTTGTCTTTGCCGGTCACGACAACACCCTGCCGGTTACCGTGGACGATATGCTCTATCACACCCGCGCCGTTACCCGGGCCAGACCAAAGGCTCTGGTGGTTACGGACATGCCGTTTCTTTCCTACCAGACCGATTTGCGCGATGCCCGCATCAACGCCGGACGCCTGGTCAAGGAGGGTGGAGCCGAAGCGGTGAAGCTGGAGGGGGGAGCCCACGTGACGGACACCATCAGGGCCATCGTCGATATGGACATCCCGGTCATGGCCCACATCGGACTTACCCCCCAATCGATCCACCGGATGGGGGGCTACAAGGTGCAGGGCAAAAAGGACGAGCAGGCTCAGCGGTTGCTGGAGGATGCCCTCGCGGTCCAGGAGGCGGGAGCCTTTGCCGTGGTCCTGGAAGGGATTCCGCTCAAGCTTGCCGGCCGCATCACCGCAGAACTCTCCATTCCCACCATTGGCATCGGTGCCGGTCCCCACTGCGACGGCCAGGTTCTCGTTATCCACGACATCCTCGGCCTGTGCGAGAAGTACTCTCCCAAATTCGTCAAGCGCTACGGCGATGCTCGTACGCTCATTTCCGACGCGGTAGCGTCCTACATCTCAGAAGTCAAGAAAGGAGAATTCCCCACCGAGGGGCATTCGTTCAGCTGA
- the panC gene encoding pantoate--beta-alanine ligase, translating to MRIIDSVADMQAFSRDARRSGKTIALVPTMGYLHDGHASLMREGRTRADILVVSIFVNPTQFGPNEDFTTYPRDLERDLQVAEAAGADVIFAPRADDMYPAGFQTYVDVEKVTLPLCGASRPGHFRGVTTVVAKLFNIVMPHTAFFGKKDFQQLAVIRRMVADLNMDLSIVGMPIIREPDGLAMSSRNAYLGPQERTNALCLNRSLAAARTLFTDGERSVARLRDTVLRILTEVPGAAIDYADFRDSETLEPVEAANEKTLLALAVKIGTTRLIDNCVLGEEQ from the coding sequence ATGCGCATCATAGATTCTGTTGCCGACATGCAGGCATTTTCCCGCGATGCCAGGCGTTCGGGGAAAACCATTGCCTTGGTCCCCACCATGGGCTATCTCCACGACGGACACGCCTCGCTCATGCGCGAGGGGCGCACCCGGGCGGACATCCTGGTGGTGAGCATTTTTGTCAACCCGACCCAGTTCGGCCCCAACGAGGATTTCACCACGTACCCACGCGACCTGGAGCGAGACCTGCAGGTTGCCGAAGCAGCCGGGGCGGACGTGATCTTCGCCCCCCGGGCCGATGACATGTATCCTGCCGGATTCCAGACCTATGTCGATGTGGAAAAGGTGACGCTTCCTCTCTGCGGAGCGAGCCGGCCTGGACATTTCCGCGGAGTAACCACCGTTGTGGCCAAGCTCTTCAATATCGTCATGCCCCACACGGCGTTTTTCGGCAAGAAGGACTTCCAGCAACTGGCCGTAATCCGTCGGATGGTTGCGGATCTGAACATGGATCTGAGCATCGTGGGCATGCCCATTATCCGCGAGCCGGACGGATTGGCAATGAGCTCCCGCAACGCCTACCTGGGGCCGCAGGAGCGCACTAACGCCCTCTGCCTCAATCGGTCCCTTGCCGCCGCACGAACCCTGTTCACCGATGGTGAGCGAAGCGTCGCACGCCTGCGCGACACGGTGTTGCGGATACTTACCGAAGTGCCCGGCGCCGCCATCGACTATGCTGATTTCCGTGACAGCGAAACACTTGAGCCGGTGGAAGCGGCCAATGAAAAGACTCTCCTCGCCCTGGCCGTCAAGATAGGAACAACGAGGCTGATCGACAACTGCGTCCTGGGTGAGGAGCAGTAG
- the panP gene encoding pyridoxal-dependent aspartate 1-decarboxylase PanP — MPKNRDAARASLENLYRIFTVPEAPDSTLGAIDQAISGDVTGFLQTHIVAIERDLEDIEANFSSFSIPEEPTYVSEYTEFVKENLVAHSVHTASPAFVGHMTSALPYFMLPLARLMTALNQNVVKVETSKAFTPMERQVLAMLHHLVYRRDEDFYPSWIHNSRHALGAFCSGGTIANITALWVARNRLFAPNGAFRGIAQEGLARALKHRGADGIAVLVSERGHYSLGKATDLLGIGRDDLVKVKTDANNRIDLKALREECRRFQDRNTLPLALVGIAGTTETGNVDPLEAMADLAQELGCHFHVDAAWGGPTLFSDRHRSLLKGIERADSVTIDGHKQLYVPMGAGMVVFKDPTALSAIEHHANYILRHGSKDLGSHTLEGSRPGKAMLVHAGFSIIGRKGYELLIDMGIERARTFADMIKQHPDFELISEPELNILTYRYCPAAVQQTLHDVTDRERADINALLDLVCQLLQKFQREAGKTFVSRTRLHVARHDRELTVLRVVLANPLTTDEILESVLAEQCELVQLPEIQAVLQQVEELCTGLAKAASW; from the coding sequence ATGCCGAAAAATCGTGACGCAGCTCGTGCCAGCCTTGAGAACCTCTACCGGATCTTCACCGTGCCTGAAGCACCCGACTCGACCCTCGGCGCTATCGATCAGGCGATTTCCGGCGATGTTACCGGTTTCCTGCAGACCCATATCGTCGCCATCGAGCGTGATCTGGAAGATATCGAAGCAAATTTCTCTTCCTTCTCCATTCCGGAAGAACCGACCTACGTTTCCGAATACACCGAATTCGTCAAAGAGAACCTCGTCGCCCACTCGGTCCATACCGCTTCGCCGGCGTTCGTCGGTCACATGACCTCGGCGCTCCCGTACTTCATGCTGCCGCTGGCGCGTCTCATGACCGCCCTCAACCAGAACGTGGTCAAGGTGGAGACATCCAAGGCCTTTACACCGATGGAACGGCAGGTCCTTGCCATGCTTCACCACTTGGTCTATCGCCGCGACGAGGACTTCTACCCATCATGGATTCATAACAGCCGGCATGCTCTGGGGGCCTTTTGTTCCGGCGGTACCATCGCCAATATTACGGCCCTGTGGGTGGCACGCAACCGCCTGTTTGCCCCGAACGGAGCATTTCGCGGCATTGCCCAGGAGGGGCTGGCCCGTGCGCTTAAGCATCGCGGCGCGGACGGCATTGCCGTGCTCGTCTCCGAACGGGGGCACTACTCCCTGGGAAAGGCGACCGACCTGCTCGGCATTGGCCGGGACGATCTGGTCAAGGTGAAAACCGACGCGAACAACCGCATTGACCTCAAGGCACTGAGAGAAGAGTGCCGGCGCTTCCAGGACCGGAACACGCTCCCGCTGGCACTGGTCGGCATCGCCGGAACCACCGAAACCGGCAACGTGGACCCTCTGGAGGCGATGGCCGATCTTGCTCAGGAACTTGGCTGCCATTTCCATGTGGATGCCGCGTGGGGTGGACCGACCCTCTTTTCGGATCGCCACCGCTCTCTGCTTAAGGGTATCGAGCGAGCCGACTCGGTCACCATTGACGGGCATAAGCAGCTCTATGTGCCGATGGGGGCGGGAATGGTCGTCTTCAAGGATCCCACCGCCCTGTCGGCCATCGAGCATCACGCCAACTATATCCTGCGCCACGGTTCCAAGGACCTGGGCAGCCATACCCTGGAGGGATCACGGCCGGGGAAGGCGATGTTGGTACATGCCGGTTTCTCGATCATTGGACGCAAAGGGTACGAACTGCTGATCGACATGGGGATCGAACGTGCTCGCACCTTTGCCGACATGATCAAGCAGCATCCCGATTTCGAACTGATCAGCGAACCGGAACTGAATATCCTTACTTATCGCTACTGCCCGGCCGCCGTTCAGCAGACCTTGCACGACGTGACGGACCGGGAACGCGCCGATATCAATGCACTCCTCGATCTGGTCTGCCAGTTGCTGCAGAAATTCCAGCGCGAAGCCGGGAAAACATTTGTCTCCCGGACACGGCTGCATGTGGCGCGCCATGATCGGGAACTCACCGTGCTGCGCGTCGTCCTGGCCAACCCGCTGACAACTGACGAGATTCTGGAGTCCGTACTGGCGGAGCAGTGTGAACTCGTGCAACTGCCGGAGATTCAGGCAGTGCTGCAGCAGGTGGAAGAGCTCTGTACCGGCTTGGCAAAAGCAGCTTCATGGTAG
- a CDS encoding amidohydrolase family protein: MELYAASYLVPISSPPVAGGALAVDNGRIVDTGTFAELRARYGCPVHDFPGCTILPGLVNAHTHLELTHFPSWKIRKGIDYSPRTYVDWIIQVIKIRRALTRQEQELSVREGLRICLEAGTTSIGEILTDRSLLPLYADSGLGGRLFLEAIGHDPVRSAELISELGAAVASFPAGDLLPGLSPHAPHTVSEQLHQNVRRLAEEYNVPRIIHLAESREESDFFFDSTGKIAELLYSHVRWESYLPAPRRATATAWLDGLGVLNGAISAVHCVHLTPSDAETLAKRGVGIVLCPRSNEKLAVGRAPVAYLKKLGIPLALGTDSLASNDSLSLWDEMRYLLDLFPGVFTPSEALAMATIGSARQLALADRVGSIEKGKRADLLVMKLPGPQSTGEGLHEAVIGSGELLHVILSGRFTDRTEPR; the protein is encoded by the coding sequence ATGGAGCTCTACGCCGCCTCATACCTTGTTCCCATTTCATCGCCCCCTGTCGCCGGCGGCGCACTAGCCGTCGACAATGGCCGGATAGTCGATACGGGTACGTTTGCCGAGCTTCGTGCCCGGTACGGCTGTCCCGTTCACGACTTTCCGGGCTGCACCATTCTTCCCGGCCTCGTCAACGCCCACACGCACCTGGAGCTTACCCATTTCCCGTCATGGAAAATCCGCAAGGGAATCGATTACTCACCCCGGACGTACGTTGATTGGATCATCCAGGTAATAAAGATCCGCCGGGCCCTGACGCGGCAGGAACAGGAACTTTCCGTACGGGAAGGGCTGCGCATCTGCCTTGAAGCGGGGACCACGTCCATCGGCGAAATTCTCACCGACCGGTCGCTCCTCCCTCTGTATGCCGATTCCGGCCTGGGGGGGCGGCTTTTTCTCGAGGCCATAGGCCACGACCCGGTCCGCAGCGCCGAGCTCATCTCGGAGCTTGGTGCCGCCGTAGCTTCTTTCCCTGCTGGAGACTTACTGCCGGGCCTCTCGCCCCATGCCCCCCACACTGTTTCTGAGCAGCTCCATCAGAATGTTCGCCGGCTGGCGGAAGAGTACAACGTGCCGCGAATCATCCATCTGGCCGAATCCCGGGAAGAGAGTGATTTCTTCTTCGATTCGACCGGAAAAATTGCTGAGCTTCTCTATTCCCACGTCAGGTGGGAGTCGTACCTTCCCGCCCCGAGACGTGCTACCGCAACCGCCTGGCTTGACGGACTCGGCGTCCTCAACGGTGCCATCTCGGCGGTCCACTGCGTTCATCTTACGCCGTCGGATGCCGAAACCCTGGCCAAACGCGGAGTCGGCATTGTGCTTTGCCCCCGGAGCAACGAAAAGCTTGCTGTGGGGCGCGCACCTGTCGCCTATTTGAAGAAACTTGGTATTCCCCTTGCCTTGGGCACCGACTCGCTGGCCAGCAACGATTCCCTCTCACTCTGGGATGAAATGCGTTACCTCCTCGATCTCTTCCCGGGCGTCTTCACCCCGTCAGAGGCCCTTGCCATGGCAACCATCGGTTCGGCACGACAGCTCGCTCTCGCCGATCGGGTAGGGTCCATCGAGAAGGGCAAACGCGCCGATCTGCTTGTCATGAAACTACCTGGTCCGCAGAGCACCGGCGAAGGACTCCACGAAGCCGTTATCGGCAGCGGAGAACTTCTCCATGTGATTCTGTCCGGCAGGTTCACCGACCGGACAGAACCCCGCTAA
- the smpB gene encoding SsrA-binding protein SmpB yields the protein MGEKLICNNKKAFHDFFIEERFEAGMVLKGTEVKSLRDGKANLNDSFALIRNGEIFLHNLHINPYAFGNRENHDPDRLRKLLMHKKEIEKLFGKIREKGYSVVPLRLYFKNGLAKVELGLAKGKKLYDKREDMKKKDQSREMAQALREKSKSH from the coding sequence ATGGGAGAAAAGCTGATCTGCAACAACAAGAAAGCGTTTCACGATTTCTTCATAGAAGAGCGTTTTGAAGCGGGAATGGTGCTGAAGGGGACCGAGGTGAAATCCCTTCGCGACGGCAAGGCAAACCTCAATGATTCCTTTGCCTTGATCCGTAACGGTGAAATCTTTCTGCACAATCTCCACATCAATCCCTACGCGTTCGGCAACCGGGAGAACCACGATCCTGACAGGCTGCGCAAGCTCCTGATGCATAAGAAAGAGATCGAAAAGCTCTTCGGCAAGATCCGCGAAAAGGGATACTCGGTTGTGCCGTTGCGCCTCTACTTCAAGAATGGCCTCGCCAAGGTCGAGTTGGGACTTGCCAAGGGCAAGAAGCTCTACGACAAGCGGGAAGACATGAAGAAGAAAGACCAGTCGAGGGAGATGGCCCAGGCCCTCAGAGAAAAGAGCAAGAGTCACTGA